A stretch of DNA from Micromonospora sp. WMMD1155:
CTGCGCGCCCGCGTGACCCTGACCAGGGTCGGTGCCGCCGTCGCGGCTGCACCGGTACCGGGGGCCAGGCTCGCGGCACGGTCGAACGCCGGCGGGCGAGCGATCACCCGCCTGCCGAGCAGCCAGCGCGCCACCCGCGATCACCCAAGGACGAGTCCCTGGGCGCAACCAGGGTGCTGAGGCGGAGAACCAGGGTACGACACGGGCTCGCCCGGCTCCGCGGTCGGAGAGTCTGGAAGGACGTCAGTCGGGAGACTCCAGGAGAAGACAATGTCTCTGATTCACTTCGTTGAAAAGACAACCGCGACCCCGGAGCAGGTTCTTGCCGCACTCACCGACTTCGGGCCAGGCCGATCGGAAGTATTCGGCAACAGCGCCGACGAATATCTGAAGGTGCACGGCCAGGGTCCTGGCTGGGCTGACGTCACCGAAGGCTCAGGCGGTATCTGGGAGCGGCTGCGCTACGACTGGTCGAACCCGCACCGTGTCACGATGACGACGACGGATTCCAATATCTGGGGAGGCCAGTCGGGCCACACCTACACGATGCGGCCGCAGCCGGACGGGACGACGGTCCTGGATGTCGTGGTGGTCCGTGTTGGCAAGAACTTCAAGGGCCGCTTGACCGGCCTTGTGCTGGGCTCGGTCGGCAAGGGCGTGCTCAGGAAGGCGTTGAAAGACACACTCAAAGCCATCGAAGCCCGCAGCGCCGCCACCGGTGGCTGACCGCACGCTCCGCGCTGCGGGGGGCGTGGCACGGCCGCTCCCTTGGGCCGACCGACGGCAGGCACCAATTGGCCCCGGTGCCCTCAAAGTTCCACTCGGTGAGCGGCGCGCCATGGTGAAGCTGATTGTGAAGCGGGCGAACAACGGCTCATGACGTGCGTGCTCAACGAGCTGTCGGGGGTCGCGTCTTACCTGATCGACGCGGGCCAGGCACTCGGCCACGGAAAGCCGGCTATGCCGCAGGCCGGCACAAGGCCCCAGGGGCGCCCGGGGCCAGGGTGCCCACCAGTGCCTCACCCTGGGGTCACGTCGTCCAGATTCGGTGAGGCTATCTGTATGAAACGACGCTTGATGATGGTGATGGCCATGGCGGTCCCGCTAGCGGCCTCCCTCACACCCGTGGCTGTCAACGCCGCCACCCCCGACGGAGGCACGCCTGCGGGTACCACCTGCACCGCCGTTCCGGTCTCCGCGCCGTCTGGCACCGCCGTCGTGTCGGTCAAGGCCGTCGCCAGGGCCGGCGGCGACTTCACGTTCCCCTCGGTCCCGGGGCTTCCGCAGAACCCGCCTATCTACGCCGTGCCTGACTGGTGCGACATCAACGTCGTGGTAACCCACCCGGGCGCGAATGACACCGTCACCATCAAGGTTTCGCTCCCCCAGAATGCCAAGAACTGGAACGGCCGTTTCCAGGGCACTGGCGGCAGCGCTTACTCGGCCGGCGACCTCAGCGATCTGAGCGTCCCGCTGATCAGCGCGGTCAAGGGCGGATACGTGGGCGCGGCCACCGACGCTGGCGTCAAGACCGGTCTCGACGCGAGCTGGGGGCTCACCGCCGACGGAGAAATCAACACCGGCCTGCTCACCAACTTCGCGTCCCGCTCGGTGCACGACATGGCGGTCATCGGCAAGGACGTGGCCAACAGGTTTTACCACCGCCCGGTGAAGTACTCGTACTTCACCGGCTGCTCGACCGGCGGTCGGCAAGGTTATGCGGAGGCACAGAACTACCCGACGGACTTCCAGGGCATCCTGGCCAACGCGCCGGCGATCGAGTGGAACCGTTTCGAGATCGCCACGCTATGGTCGCAGGCCGTCTACAACGAAGAGAAGGTCGCCCCATCGCAGTGCGAACTGGCCGCCTTCAACACCGCTGCGGTCGCGGCCTGCGACACTTCGGACGGCGTCAAGGACGGCGTCATCGACGACCCGCAGGACTGCAAATGGGACGCCCGCCGCCTGGTCGGCAAGAAGGTCGTCTGCGAAGGCGAGGAGATCACCATCACCAAGGCGGTCGCCGACGCGGTCAACAAGATCTGGGCCGGCCCGGTCTCACCATCCGGCAAGAAGCTCTGGTACGGCCAGAACAAGGGCTCCGCGTTCAACTACATCGCCAACCCCGGCGCGCCCTTCCAGGTGCCCGACCAGTGGGCCAAGTACTTCGTGACGAAGAACCCGTCGTACGACAGCAGCAAGCTGACCTACAAGACGTTCACGCAGCTCTTCACCTCGGCGACCAAGCAGTACGACAGCATCATCGCCAACAACAACCCGAACCTGTCGAGGTTCGCCGAGGCTGGCGGCAAGCTGCTCACCTGGCACGGCCAGTCGGACCAGCTGATCCCGACCCAGGGCACGGTCGACTACCGCATGCACGTCAACGACACCCTCGGCGGCAACAAGCGCGTCAACAACTTCTACCGCCTCTTCTTGCTGCCCGGCGTGGACCACTGCGGGACGCCGCTGTTCAGCACCGGTCCGCTGGTCAACCCGGGCGCCGACCTCAACGCTCTGGTCGACTGGGTGGAGAAGGGCCACGCCCCGGCGACTCTCCCGGCCACGTCCGTGGACGGCACCACCGCCAGCAATATTCACCACTACCCGCGGTGACCGCCGGTAACCGCCAGGACAACATCACCATGGCGGCGAAGTGCAGTCGCGTCGCGGCCTGACCTGAACCGCATCACCATGGCGGCCCCGGATCGACATCCGGGGCCGCCAATCAACGTTCACCGGTGATGCGCGAGAGTTTCGGTGCAGTGTCGCGGGATCGGCGGTCTGTTGTCGACTCACTTCTGCCGCGTCTCGATCCTCCGGTCGATGTCGGGC
This window harbors:
- a CDS encoding SRPBCC family protein, with protein sequence MSLIHFVEKTTATPEQVLAALTDFGPGRSEVFGNSADEYLKVHGQGPGWADVTEGSGGIWERLRYDWSNPHRVTMTTTDSNIWGGQSGHTYTMRPQPDGTTVLDVVVVRVGKNFKGRLTGLVLGSVGKGVLRKALKDTLKAIEARSAATGG
- a CDS encoding tannase/feruloyl esterase family alpha/beta hydrolase, with the translated sequence MLNELSGVASYLIDAGQALGHGKPAMPQAGTRPQGRPGPGCPPVPHPGVTSSRFGEAICMKRRLMMVMAMAVPLAASLTPVAVNAATPDGGTPAGTTCTAVPVSAPSGTAVVSVKAVARAGGDFTFPSVPGLPQNPPIYAVPDWCDINVVVTHPGANDTVTIKVSLPQNAKNWNGRFQGTGGSAYSAGDLSDLSVPLISAVKGGYVGAATDAGVKTGLDASWGLTADGEINTGLLTNFASRSVHDMAVIGKDVANRFYHRPVKYSYFTGCSTGGRQGYAEAQNYPTDFQGILANAPAIEWNRFEIATLWSQAVYNEEKVAPSQCELAAFNTAAVAACDTSDGVKDGVIDDPQDCKWDARRLVGKKVVCEGEEITITKAVADAVNKIWAGPVSPSGKKLWYGQNKGSAFNYIANPGAPFQVPDQWAKYFVTKNPSYDSSKLTYKTFTQLFTSATKQYDSIIANNNPNLSRFAEAGGKLLTWHGQSDQLIPTQGTVDYRMHVNDTLGGNKRVNNFYRLFLLPGVDHCGTPLFSTGPLVNPGADLNALVDWVEKGHAPATLPATSVDGTTASNIHHYPR